In a genomic window of Punica granatum isolate Tunisia-2019 chromosome 6, ASM765513v2, whole genome shotgun sequence:
- the LOC116212542 gene encoding transcription factor bHLH121-like produces the protein MDQWKTDLGPSTSSHQPQPTRLHNSQAEQPRQGPAVEVKDPIAARKVQKADREKLRRDRLNEHFLELGNALDPDRPKNDKATILTDTIQVLRDLTAEVTKLKAEYAALSEESRELMQEKNELREEKVSLKTDIENLNTQYQQRVRVTYPWATIDPSLVMAPTYPYPVPLPVHQGPIPIHPSLQPFPFFGNQNPAPCSTYIPYPAPAHPTVEPHSVHYASSSHVSSKLDSKSKSSEHHRGSNPDRTDDLNDVATELELKMPGSSSTQQDLGSDERKGKQTRRKDKTVVTDGSSSSRFSSSQALQDSSSTSVGDIPRPSK, from the exons ATGGACCAGTGGAAGACGGATTTGGGACCGTCGACTTCTTCGCATCAACCTCAGCCCACTCGCCTGCACAACTCCCAGGCCGAACAGCCCAG GCAAGGGCCAGCTGTGGAAGTGAAAGATCCTATCGCTGCGAGGAAAGTTCAGAAGGCCGACCGTGAAAAGTTGCGGAGGGATCGGCTGAATGAGCACTTCCTTGAATTGGGAAACGCATTAg ACCCTGACAGGCCCAAGAACGACAAGGCTACCATTCTCACTGACACTATTCAGGTCCTTCGGGATTTAACTGCCGAAGTGACCAAACTAAAGGCTGAGTATGCAGCTCTTTCCGAAGAATCTCGAGAG CTGATGCAGGAGAAGAATGAGCTCAGAGAAGAAAAGGTGTCCTTAAAAACTGACATCGAGAATCTAAATACCCAGTACCAGCAGAGAGTTAGGGTAACGTACCCATGGGCCACTATCGATCCTTCCCTTGTTATGGCCCCCACCTACCCGTACCCAGTTCCACTCCCAGTTCATCAGGGTCCAATACCTATTCATCCATCCCTTCAACCTTTTCCATTCTTTGGTAATCAGAATCCAGCCCCATGTTCTACATATATACCATATCCTGCCCCTGCACATCCTACAGTAGAACCACACTCGGTTCATTATGCCTCCTCTTCCCATGTTTCGAGCAAGCTAGATTCTAAAAGCAAGTCCTCAGAACATCATAGGGGAAGCAATCCTGACAGGACCGATGATTTAAATGATGTTGCGACAGAACTCGAACTAAAGATGCCTGGATCATCATCAACACAGCAG GACCTCGGATCAGATGAGAGGAAGGGGAAGCAGACACGGAGAAAGGACAAGACTGTTGTCACCGATGGGAGCTCATCGAGCAGGTTTTCTTCATCTCAAGCTCTTCAAGATAGCTCCTCCACTAGTGTTGGTGACATCCCAAGACCTAGCAAGTAA